The Limibacter armeniacum sequence CGTGATGGGTACGAATTTCTGATTCCTGATTACAGAAAAAATGATGGAGGTTTGTACCTCTATGGAGATTACCATATTACAGAGAGTTGGAAGGTAAATGCAGGGTTAAGGTACGATGTAGCATTCCTGAAGTATGATGCATTTGAGATGCCTCAGCGTGATGATGAGGGTACAATAACAGGCTATCAGCGTAGGGCAGAAGACTATCGGAGCTATTTCCATAATTTGTCTTGGGTAGTTGGGACACAGCGCAAATGGGATCATATGGTCACGGAAGTAACTTTAGGAAAAATCTTCCGAACACCTGAGATCAACGAGGTAGGCATCAATGGTATCCATCACGGTACTTTCCGACACGAATGGGGAAATCGTAATTTAAGCCCAGAATCAGGGTATCAGTTGGACTTGGCTTGGCAGTTAACCAAAAGAGGATTCAGCTTTTCAGCCTCTCCATTTCTTAATTACTTTACCAATTTTATATACCTGAAACCTTCAGGCAGCTTTTTGGCTCCGGGAGTGACGAAGCCTTTGCCAGGAGCAGGACAGGTATATACTTATGTAGAAAGCGAGACACTTCATACAGGATTTGAGGTGAGCTTAAGACAGCAACTGACACAAAATTGGGCATTGCTGCAAACAGGTGAATATGTGTGGCATCAGAATTTACAGACCAAAACGCCTATACCTTTTACCCCTCCATTTTCAGCCACTTTAGAGTTGGAATACATAAAGTCAATTGCTTCAGACTGGTTGAAGAAAGTTAAGGGAAACTTGCGTTATCGCTGGACTGCTGCTCAAGAACGTGTAGACAGGAATGAGTATACAACCGAGGGATACCATTTGCTTGACTTGAATACGGAAGCTACGATGCGGATGGGCGGAATACCTTTGCAGTTGAGGTTTGCTGTGAATAATATGTTGGATACGGAATACATGAATCACCTTAGCCGTTACCGTATTTTGAACTTACCTGAACCTGGAAGAAACTATACTGTGTCTTTAAAAATAGGCTTGAACAAACAGGCATAGCGTGATGAGAATTATACTAGTCATAAGTTTTGTATGTCTTTACTTCATTTCCTCCATACGACCTTTGGTTGTTTTGGCTGAGGACTGGTTGGCGCATACTTTCTGGCTGGTAGCCCATTACCATTCTCACCACCATTCACATGGGCATGACCACGTTATTCAGGAACTTAAAGAAGACCCACATACCTCACATGCTCAGAAAGATACTTCTGACAAGGAGAAAAAGAAAGAGGTAGAAAAAGATAAAGAAATCAGCCGAGAGGCTGAAACCATGTTACTGACCCAACTACTGACCGAAAACAAGAAAGAGCGAGTGCCTTTGTATCTAGGAAACTGGAAAAAAGGGTTTGCTCTTATATTTACGCCCCCTCCTGAGTTCATGCTGTGTAAATAATGCGGAACACATTTTTTAAAGAATTTAATTACACAGCTAACATGAAATTTTTAAAGCTAAGCAGTATTGCCTTACTGCTGTTTGCCTTTGCGGCATGCAGTGAAAGTGAGGAGGTGGATGTCGTACGTCCTGAAATTAAGTCGTTTTCAATCAACGGAAGCCGTGAAAACGTAAGGGTTGAAGCAGGTGAAACTGTAAACCTTACCTACCGCGTTACGGATGATCAGGCACTTTCTGAAGTAAAGTTCTATATCCATAATGGATTTGATGGACATGTGCATCCTTCTTCAAGAATATCGGCAGATGCGCCAGTTCCTTTTACCTTGAATGAGGTAGTAAAAGTGAATGGTACTGAAGATGAAAACACTTACTCTTTTACCATTCCTGCAAACACAGCAGCAGGTCCTTACCATGTAAAGATGGATTTGATCGATCAGGAAGGCAATGAGGCTGAGTTTATTGAACTGCTGATGGAAGTGTATACCAGCTCTCAACCTGAACTTACAGTAAGTACTCCTCAGGAAGGACAGGTTTTGGCATTGGAGATGGGGGACAGCTTTGAGATTAAAGGTGAAGCTGCTGATGCAGAAGGAATCTGGGAAATCCATATTGACCTGCTGAAAAAGCATGACAACCACGCTTCAGGACGTGTGGCGCACGAAGGAGCTGTTCTGACCAATGATATTGTGGAATGTAAAGGTGAATTGACCTATACGATTGACCATATTTTCACAATTGAAACGGAAGATGGCAGTGACTTGGAGCCGGGTGAGTATGAGCTTCAAATCAAAGTATGGGATAATGATGCCCAAGTGGAAGACTGGGACGGTGATGGCAACGTAAAAGTTGTTTATCGTGATATTATCTTGAAGTAATAATCCTTTTGGATAACTTGATATTAAGCGGCACAGGAAACTGTGTCGCTTTTTTTGGTTAGCCCAAATAAAAAAACTCCAAAGCCCATAAAGGACATTGGAGTCAGTAAATATGAAATCAGCTGTTTCAGCTGAGTAACTCGAATAGTGTTACACCTAGAATCAGCACTAATATCCCTCCCCAAATGATGCGGGTAGACCATTTTTGCCATCCTGAAGGTTGGTCGTTTTGGCAACAACTTTTCATTGTATTGTCTCTTTTACTGTGCCACAAGTTAGCATTGATGCCCCAAAGTAAGGATTTTTGATTTCTTTCGAAGTGCTGAGCCAATAAGCCCCTTTGTTGTTCATGGCCATAGGACAGTACTGTTGGTATAATGTCACCTTAGAAGAAGCACCTTTTGCTATTTCATAAATATGGTTAGAAAGTGTATTGAAGTGGTCTCTCTGGTGTTTTACATCCTTGGTTTCGGCAATATGCTCAGCATCAAATAGTATTTTTTGGGCAAGTTCTCCTTCCATTTCCTGAATAGCATTCACCAGTTGTTTGGCAGCTGTGTTTGCCTTCTCTCCATCACTTTCCACCAATGCATCCTTGATAGATAAATAGGCAGCTAACGGATCATCGGATACTATTGTGTTTTCTGAAGTGGAGTGTAACATACTTTCAGAATGGTTATGTGCTGAATGATCTTGTTTGTCAGATGTTTGCGTGTTGCAAGCAATCGTTCCAACCATAATACCAGCTGTCAATACAGTTTGAAATAAAGTTTTCATGTGAGTTTAGATTTAGTGTGATTATTAATTGATAAACAGTAGGAGAGGACCTTAATTCAAAGTCATTTTTACCTCACCACAAGTCAGCATGGAAGCCCCGAAATAGGGATTCTTCACCGTACTGTCCAGACTGAGCCAGTCAGCTCCTTTGTTATTGTCAGCCATGGGGCAATGCTGTACATACATCGTACCGCTACCACTCATCAGGGACTGGGCCAAGCCTATCATCTGTTCAGATACAGGCAGGAATATTTTCCTGACCTCCTCTATAGACTGAGTATGCCCAATATGTTCTAAGGATTTGGACAGCTTTTCTGAGTAGGCCATCCAACGGTGATGTGCTTCTCCTTTGAAGAGTTTCATGTCCACCTTACCAATAGCAGCAGAGAATTTCATTCCCACATCTTTTGCCTTTTTGAAATCGTCATTTACCAAGGCATCTTTCATCTCGAAGTATTGGACAGCCAACTGATCGAGTTCTTTCAATGCACCATCATTGATTGCCAATGGCACAATCTCATCTTCGGGTTTCAGGTCCATTTTTCCTCCGTGGTCATGTCCCGTCATGGGCTGTCCGCCTTCAGGCATCATCATGCTAGGTTTACCTGCCAACTGGGCTGCCGCATCAATGCTGAAAGTACCGCTTACGGCAATTTCCTCTCCGTTTTTCAAACCTTCCTTCACTAGATAGTTTTCACCTAAAGAAGGTCCTAGCGTGACCGTTCTCATCTGGAAGGCAATCCCTTTGTCTGAGGTAGTTTTGACATAAACAACTGAGCGTTTTCCTGTCCACATTACGGCAGTTTTTGGAATGGAAATGGCCTCATTTTCCTGTCTGATCTTGGCACTGACAGTACCTGTGACAAACATTTCAGGTTTCAGTTCCTGATTCGGGTTAGGAATTGAGGTTCTTGCCTGTGCCACCCTTGTTTTGGCATCAATGATGGGATCTATATAATCTATGGTTCCTTCAAAAGATTTACCTGGAAGGGAAGCAACCACAAAAGATACCTTGTCCCCTTTCTTGACCCAAGGAAGATCAGACTCATAAACATCCAGCAGTACCCATACTCTGGAAAGGTTAGCGATTTCGTAAAGTACAGCCCCTTCCATGATATGATCTCCGGCATTGATTTTTTTCTCCATCACGTAGCCAGAGTAATCAGATAACACAGGAAAAGAAGTTTCCGGTTTTCCCAAAGACAGTATTCGGTCAATCTGACGGTCAGTCAGTTTCCAGTTCTTCAGCTTTTCCTTGGCTGCCTTGAAAAGCTGTGGCTGGCTGTCCTTTATTTTCTGTGCTTCAAAAAGCTCCTGTTGCGCAGTCACCAGTTCAGGCGAGTAGATATAGGCAATAGGTTTTCCTCTATTGACCTTTTCCCCTGTGAAGTTGATCATTAGTCGCTCGATTCTTCCCGGCATATGAGAGGTCTGTGAATAGACCATTCGTTCATCGGCCTGTACCTTACCATTCAGACGTACGGTCTTGTCAGGTGCCGTATTCCCTACCATGGCAGTCTGTACATTCGCCAGCTGCATCGCCGTTGGAGACATATTGATGGCCATCGGATCCTCATGTCCTTCCGATTCTGAAAGCGGAATCAGTTCCATGCCACAGATGGGGCAGTCGCCCGGTTCTGATTGCCTGATCTGCGGATGCATGGAGCAAGTCCATACCTGTCCTTTTTCTTTATTAGCCGTACTGTGATCGTGATTTGTTTCATTGGAACCTCCAAATATCAGCCAGCCAAGCAATAGCCCAATTAACAAGGTGACGGTACCAATGGTGATTGAAGTTTTTATGTCTGTTCTCATAATTTCAAAGCTTAATGGTTAGTTCAGGTTTCCGGTCAGTGCATCTAGTTGTGCAAGTAAGGTATGGTAGCTGGCAACAGCTGCTGCTTTTGTTTTTTCATATAACAACAATTGCTGCTGCATCCGTAGCACTTCCTCAAAAGCTTCTCCCGAATTGCTATAGGCTGTGAAAAGTAAGTTCAATGCCTGTTTAGACTCGCTGATCTGCTGCTCATAGAGTGTGATCAGATCAGCCTGACGTTCCAACTCAAAAATATTTCTGTAGTAACTTCCGACCAGCCTGTTTTCAGTTTCCTCTTTCTCCAGTATATATTGCTCCCGCTGCAATTGCGCCTGTGTCTCAGCTGCCTTGTACTTGCCCCTGAAAAGTGGAATACTGACTGAAACCATAGGCATCAGCACGTCTTTTCCGTTGTCACTGACTGCCATGTCTGACCGAGTGCCGACTGCCACATAGTCAAGCCCAACTCCCAGTTTAGGCATTCCTTCTTTTTCTGCCAGCGTGATGGCTTTGGTACTTGCCTCAATCTTGCTGTTCGCCATGCCTATTTCCGGATTGGCCGTCAGCAAGGAGTCACGGCCATAACCAATCGGCAATGGCTTGACCTGCAAAGTATCCGCAATTGTGATAGGAGCATCATAAGACCTGTTCAACAGACTATTCATCCAACTTTGCAGTGAACCTTCTTTCTTATCTAGAATACCCAGATTGGTGTTTGCCTCCTTTAGCATCAGGTCTACCCGCAACACATCTACCATAGCACCTTTACCATTTCGGAATTTGGCTGTTGCTATATTCTTGAAAGACTCCAGCAGCTCGATATTCTCCTGCTCAATCTTTCTCCACTGATTGAGTTCATATAGCGGATAATAAGCCGTAGCCACCTTGGCATACAACTGGTTTCGGGTGTTGAGAAAAGCCTGATATTTTGACTCAGCCAAAGCAGTGGCTACTTCTCCTTTTGCTTTCAAGGTTCCGAACCAAGGAAACATCTGGCTGAGGGAAAACTTTGCCTGCTGTGGACCTACCCTTGTTTCTACTGGCGAAATAAAGTACCCGAATGAAAATGTTGGATCAGGCAGTGCCTTGGCTTGAGTCACCTGTTGCATGGCTGCTTCAAACTCCTTGTATTTGGATTGAAGCCCCGGATTGTGTTCAGCAGCTTCTTTGAAATAATCCTCAAATGTCTGTGCATATACCTGCTGTCCAATCAGAAACAGCAGTCCTATCAGCATGGTTAATCTTCTCATGGCTGTGATCTTTTTAGTCGTAGTTCTTCTCTCCAGCAGTAAAGCGTTGGCACAATAAAGTAGGTGATGGCTGCCACCACCATTCCCCCAAATGAAGGGATCGCCATCGGAATCATAATGTCAGCTCCCCGTCCTGTTGAAGTCAGGATCGGTAGCAAGGCAATGATAGTTGTGGCTGAGGTCATTACTGCTGGCTTGATTCTCCGTTGCCCCGCTTCCACCACAGCAAGGCGGATTCCCTGAACATTGTCCGTCTTGTTTCTGGCAAAACTCTGATCAAGATAAGTAGCGATCAGTACACCATCATCTGTTGCAATACCAAACAATGCGATAAAGCCCACCCAGACTGCTACACTCAAGTTGACGGTATGAATCTGAAACAGCTCCCGCATATGGATACCAAAGAAGCTAAAGTTGGCAAACCAAGGCTCACCATAAAGCCAAAGCATAATAAATCCGCCACTGAAAGCCATGGCAATACCTGTGAATACCATCAGGGATGTAGTAACGGACTTGAACTGAAAATAAAGGATCAGGAATACAATCAGCAACACCACCGGTACAATGATGGAAAGCCTTTTCTGTGCCCGAACCTGATTCTCATAGCTACCCGAAAACCTGTAATTCACCCCTGAAGGCACTTTTATACTTCCATCAGCAATACGAGCTTGTATGGCTTGTTGCGCATCATGAACCACATCCACTTCAGCATGCCCTTCACGTTTATCAAAAAGGACATATCCCACCAGAAAAGTATCTTCACTTTTGATGGCTTGAGGTCCCCTCACGTATTCCAGATTCACCAGTTGCGTCAATGGAATCTGTGCTCCGGTAGGAGTTGGAACCAAAATATTACCCAAAGTCTCAGGGTCGTCACGTAGTTCACGGGGGTAACGCACCCTTACAGGAAAGCGCTTTCTTCCCTCAACTGTTGAGGTAATCTTCATTCCACCAATTGCAGTCTCGATCACTTCCTGAACTGCCTCGATGCTTAAGCCGTATCGGGCAATCTCATCCCTCTTGATATCCAGTTGGAGGTAAGGTTTGCCCACTATACGGTCAGCGAATACAGCTTCCTGCTTGACGCTTGGCACTTGTTTGAGAATCTGTTCCAACTGTAAGCCAAACTCCTCAATGGTGTTTAGGTCAGGTCCATACACCTTGATACCCATTGGTGCCCGCATGCCCGTTTGCAACATTACAAGCCTTGTCTCGATTGGCTGCAACTTTGGCGCAGAAGTAACACCTGGCAGCTTGGTGACTTTGACAATCTCATTCCAAATATCATCAGGAGATTTGATCTGAGGTCGCCAGTTACGGAAGTACAAGCCATCTTCATCCGGAACCAGGTCGTTAGAAGAGATTCCATTTGCCAATGCCTCTTCATTGGAAAGGGTATCACCCTTAAATGTTATAAACTGGTCTGATTCATTCACCTTAAATCTTGCCTTGTGTCCTTTCTTGTTCAGCGCATACTCAGACTTATAATTGATCACATTCTCGTACATGGAGATGGGAGCAGGGTCCAATGCAGATTCTACCCGTCCCATTTTACCGACAGTCAGTTCCACTTCCGGAATATTGGTCAGCAACATATCGAGCTGTCCCACTATTTTGCGGTTATAGGTAACACCTGAATGCGGCATGGAAGTCGGCATCAATAGGAAACTACCTTCATCCAGCGACGGCATAAATTCTTCTCCAATCCCCGGAAAATTATGGGATAGTCCTGACCAGACAGTATTCGTCCTGATATTGACACCCAAACGGTCAAACCCATTGGCAACAAAACCAAACATGGTATTGAATCCCAACCAGCCTGTTACGCCAAAGAATATCAGAAACAAAGGAATGGATAGGAATGCTACCTTATGCGACAGGCACCAGTTCAGAATAGGCTTGTAATAATATTCCAGAATGGTAAATAACAATAAGATTGATCCAACTGTCAACAATACAAATATGCCATTGGCCATCAAGCTTCTTCCTGCACCTAACGGCATCCAATACTCAGCCAATAACCATAATACGCCCAAAACTGCTACGATCAATTCTCCGTGTCGGACAAGCCAGTTAACAGGTTTTGGTAGCGTTATTTCAGAAGTATTCAGCTTATATCTGATTAGTGCTATTCCACTAAACAGCAGTAGCATACAGCCTGCCCAGATATGCCCGAGCACCATCAGCACAGCTCCTGCAATCAGCAGCAACAGGTTGGCTTGGTTACTTCTTTTCGGATTCTTGAATCGAATACCAAAAAACCAATATGCCAATGTTGGTAGGATGAGCAGGGCTACAATTAGTGCCGCCACCAAGGCAAAAGACTTGGTAAATGCCAATGGACCAAAAAGCTTGCCTTCAGCCGCCTGCATGGTAAAGACTGGAATAAAGCTGATAATGGTGGTGGATACAGCCGTCAGGATAGCGGACGAGACTTCTGCGGAAGCATTGTAAATGGTTTCCAGTAAGGGCTGTTCCGATTTTTCATCCAAGTGCTTGATAATGTTTTCTGACAGGACAATACCCAAATCCACCATGGTACCGATGGCAATGGCAATACCGGAGAGCGCCACGATATTGGCATCCACCCCAAAATAACGCATGGCTATAAACACCATCAGAACCGCTACCGGAAGCAAACTGGTAATCAGCAAGGATGCCCTCAGGTTATAGACCATCACAATTACTACCAGTACAGAAATCAGTACTTCAAGAGACAGTGCCTCTTCCAGTGTCCCCAGTGTTTCATGAATCAGGGTAGATCGGTCATAGAACGGAACAATGGTCAGTTGGCTTTCCACGCCATTCGAAAGTGTTTTCTTGGGAAGTCCGGGCGCAATTTCATGGATTTTATCTTTCAAGTTGTTGATTACCTGCAATGGATTGGCTCCATAACGGGCTACCGCTACACCTCCGACTACTTCAGCACCATCCTTGTCCAACAGTCCACGGCGTGTAGCAGGCCCCAAAGTTACCACCCCGATGTCCTTGATTCTGATGGGGACATTGTTCTGGACTGCTACCACAGCACTTTCCAAATCCTCTACCTTCTTGATATAGCCCAGTCCACGCACAAGGTATTCAGCTTGATTGATCTCAATGGTCTTGGCTCCCACATCCCTGTTGGATTGCTTGACAGCCTGTATCACCTTGGTGAGCGGGATATTATAGGACTTCAGGGCATCAGGGTTGACATCCACCTGATATTCCTGTACAAAACCACCGATAGAGGCCACTTCAGATACACCCTCTACTGCATTCAGGGCGTATTTGACATAGAAATCCTGTACTGTTCTGATTTCGTGCAAATCCCAACCACCAGTAGGATTGCCATTCTTGTCACGACCTTCCAGCGTGTACCAGTACACCTGTCCCAATGCTGTTGCATCAGGTCCCAAGGCAGGTTGTACTCCGTCAGGCAACAGTCCTGCAGGAAGTGAATTCAGCTTCTCAAGGATTCTGGAGCGTGACCAATAAAACTCTACGTCTTCATTGAAGATGATATAAATGCTGGAAAACCCGAAGATGGAAGAACTTCTGATTGACTTCACTCCCGGTATCCCAAGTAGGTAAGTAGTCAAAGGATAGGAAATCTGGTCCTCAATATCCTGAGGAGAACGCCCAGTCCATTGGGTAAAAACAATCTGTTGGTTTTCCCCGATATCCGGTATGGCATCCACTGGGACTGGGTCCGATGGCAGAAAGTTCATTTTCCAGCCGAATGGAGCGGTTACAATCCCCCACATGATCATTCCTATCAGCAACAGGATCGTCACGAGCCTGTTCTCAAGGAAGAACCTTATAATTCTGTTAAGCATAATACTTGAAGTATGATGTCAATTGCTGATATAAAAATGTGATGAAAGCATATGCCTTACTGACCTGAGATTTTAACATCAAGCAATAGGTACATTCGCTTTACTTACATGAAAAAGAGCGCTTCAGGTCTTCAACCTTAAGCTAACAATTTATATCAGCAACCTATAACAGGAAGGTCTGAAACAAGGATTGGATATCCCATTTCAGCAAAGGAGGGGAATAAGTTTGAGGTGATTGTGTATCTGTTTCAGGGAAAAAGAATAACTGAAACAGGAAATGTATGGTAACAGCTGCCAAAGCAGGCAGGAATGAAAAGTCAGCAAACGCAGGTGTAAAACCATCTTCAGCCTGTACCAATAAGGTAGCATCCTGACAGCAAGCCGCTGCCTGAATATGATCAGCGTCAGGTGTTGGTTCAGCACAGATATCAATGTCCTGCATCCCACAACCCAGCTCATGATTTCCAAATGCTATGGCATGCTCAACAGCTTGCCCACCGCAATAGTGAGTGCCTATTGTC is a genomic window containing:
- a CDS encoding DUF4625 domain-containing protein, whose protein sequence is MKFLKLSSIALLLFAFAACSESEEVDVVRPEIKSFSINGSRENVRVEAGETVNLTYRVTDDQALSEVKFYIHNGFDGHVHPSSRISADAPVPFTLNEVVKVNGTEDENTYSFTIPANTAAGPYHVKMDLIDQEGNEAEFIELLMEVYTSSQPELTVSTPQEGQVLALEMGDSFEIKGEAADAEGIWEIHIDLLKKHDNHASGRVAHEGAVLTNDIVECKGELTYTIDHIFTIETEDGSDLEPGEYELQIKVWDNDAQVEDWDGDGNVKVVYRDIILK
- a CDS encoding DUF3347 domain-containing protein produces the protein MKTLFQTVLTAGIMVGTIACNTQTSDKQDHSAHNHSESMLHSTSENTIVSDDPLAAYLSIKDALVESDGEKANTAAKQLVNAIQEMEGELAQKILFDAEHIAETKDVKHQRDHFNTLSNHIYEIAKGASSKVTLYQQYCPMAMNNKGAYWLSTSKEIKNPYFGASMLTCGTVKETIQ
- a CDS encoding efflux RND transporter periplasmic adaptor subunit, with protein sequence MRTDIKTSITIGTVTLLIGLLLGWLIFGGSNETNHDHSTANKEKGQVWTCSMHPQIRQSEPGDCPICGMELIPLSESEGHEDPMAINMSPTAMQLANVQTAMVGNTAPDKTVRLNGKVQADERMVYSQTSHMPGRIERLMINFTGEKVNRGKPIAYIYSPELVTAQQELFEAQKIKDSQPQLFKAAKEKLKNWKLTDRQIDRILSLGKPETSFPVLSDYSGYVMEKKINAGDHIMEGAVLYEIANLSRVWVLLDVYESDLPWVKKGDKVSFVVASLPGKSFEGTIDYIDPIIDAKTRVAQARTSIPNPNQELKPEMFVTGTVSAKIRQENEAISIPKTAVMWTGKRSVVYVKTTSDKGIAFQMRTVTLGPSLGENYLVKEGLKNGEEIAVSGTFSIDAAAQLAGKPSMMMPEGGQPMTGHDHGGKMDLKPEDEIVPLAINDGALKELDQLAVQYFEMKDALVNDDFKKAKDVGMKFSAAIGKVDMKLFKGEAHHRWMAYSEKLSKSLEHIGHTQSIEEVRKIFLPVSEQMIGLAQSLMSGSGTMYVQHCPMADNNKGADWLSLDSTVKNPYFGASMLTCGEVKMTLN
- a CDS encoding TolC family protein, encoding MRRLTMLIGLLFLIGQQVYAQTFEDYFKEAAEHNPGLQSKYKEFEAAMQQVTQAKALPDPTFSFGYFISPVETRVGPQQAKFSLSQMFPWFGTLKAKGEVATALAESKYQAFLNTRNQLYAKVATAYYPLYELNQWRKIEQENIELLESFKNIATAKFRNGKGAMVDVLRVDLMLKEANTNLGILDKKEGSLQSWMNSLLNRSYDAPITIADTLQVKPLPIGYGRDSLLTANPEIGMANSKIEASTKAITLAEKEGMPKLGVGLDYVAVGTRSDMAVSDNGKDVLMPMVSVSIPLFRGKYKAAETQAQLQREQYILEKEETENRLVGSYYRNIFELERQADLITLYEQQISESKQALNLLFTAYSNSGEAFEEVLRMQQQLLLYEKTKAAAVASYHTLLAQLDALTGNLN
- a CDS encoding efflux RND transporter permease subunit; the protein is MLNRIIRFFLENRLVTILLLIGMIMWGIVTAPFGWKMNFLPSDPVPVDAIPDIGENQQIVFTQWTGRSPQDIEDQISYPLTTYLLGIPGVKSIRSSSIFGFSSIYIIFNEDVEFYWSRSRILEKLNSLPAGLLPDGVQPALGPDATALGQVYWYTLEGRDKNGNPTGGWDLHEIRTVQDFYVKYALNAVEGVSEVASIGGFVQEYQVDVNPDALKSYNIPLTKVIQAVKQSNRDVGAKTIEINQAEYLVRGLGYIKKVEDLESAVVAVQNNVPIRIKDIGVVTLGPATRRGLLDKDGAEVVGGVAVARYGANPLQVINNLKDKIHEIAPGLPKKTLSNGVESQLTIVPFYDRSTLIHETLGTLEEALSLEVLISVLVVIVMVYNLRASLLITSLLPVAVLMVFIAMRYFGVDANIVALSGIAIAIGTMVDLGIVLSENIIKHLDEKSEQPLLETIYNASAEVSSAILTAVSTTIISFIPVFTMQAAEGKLFGPLAFTKSFALVAALIVALLILPTLAYWFFGIRFKNPKRSNQANLLLLIAGAVLMVLGHIWAGCMLLLFSGIALIRYKLNTSEITLPKPVNWLVRHGELIVAVLGVLWLLAEYWMPLGAGRSLMANGIFVLLTVGSILLLFTILEYYYKPILNWCLSHKVAFLSIPLFLIFFGVTGWLGFNTMFGFVANGFDRLGVNIRTNTVWSGLSHNFPGIGEEFMPSLDEGSFLLMPTSMPHSGVTYNRKIVGQLDMLLTNIPEVELTVGKMGRVESALDPAPISMYENVINYKSEYALNKKGHKARFKVNESDQFITFKGDTLSNEEALANGISSNDLVPDEDGLYFRNWRPQIKSPDDIWNEIVKVTKLPGVTSAPKLQPIETRLVMLQTGMRAPMGIKVYGPDLNTIEEFGLQLEQILKQVPSVKQEAVFADRIVGKPYLQLDIKRDEIARYGLSIEAVQEVIETAIGGMKITSTVEGRKRFPVRVRYPRELRDDPETLGNILVPTPTGAQIPLTQLVNLEYVRGPQAIKSEDTFLVGYVLFDKREGHAEVDVVHDAQQAIQARIADGSIKVPSGVNYRFSGSYENQVRAQKRLSIIVPVVLLIVFLILYFQFKSVTTSLMVFTGIAMAFSGGFIMLWLYGEPWFANFSFFGIHMRELFQIHTVNLSVAVWVGFIALFGIATDDGVLIATYLDQSFARNKTDNVQGIRLAVVEAGQRRIKPAVMTSATTIIALLPILTSTGRGADIMIPMAIPSFGGMVVAAITYFIVPTLYCWREELRLKRSQP
- a CDS encoding HYC_CC_PP family protein translates to MKQLISILLVFTVLLGNIGLTIGTHYCGGQAVEHAIAFGNHELGCGMQDIDICAEPTPDADHIQAAACCQDATLLVQAEDGFTPAFADFSFLPALAAVTIHFLFQLFFFPETDTQSPQTYSPPLLKWDIQSLFQTFLL